The genomic DNA GTACTGCAAATCTTGAGTGGAGTTGCCGAGTTGCAAGAAGGTCAAGGAGGTAAGGAGAGCAATGGCCCCGTGCGAAAACAGACGAGTGAAGCCATAGTCGGGTTGACGCCAGAAGGCAGTGAGGGTACGTTCCGAGACGATCTTGAGCTGATGGATGAATGGGGTAGCATATTCGTCATTGGCCTTGGGATCAACTTCCGGCGGGTGCTTGGCTGCTTCCTCCTTGATGTGTTGGATCTCGCGCTTGACCTCCTGGAAGTTAGAGCTCTGGCGCCATAGTTCAGCCCAATCAGTGGGTCCAACTCGTTCACGAGACCCAGCACCAATGGCCTCCAAGACGTATTCGGCCGGGTTGGCATCGGGAGGGCAGTCGGCTCCGCGGTCGGCGAGGTATTTGACCAAATGCTGGCTGTCCTTGCCGATAGGTCCAAAGTACACGCATTCACCCCCACGCTGCAGCAGAAGCAGGTTGTCGAACTGCTCGAACAAAAGTGCGTTCGGCTGATGGATCGTGCAGAGGATTGCCTGTCCCCCTGCGGCTAGCTTCTTCAGGAACCGAACAATGTTGTACGCAGACTGCCCGTCAAGGCCCGAAGTCGGCTCGTCCAGGAACAGCAGTAGCTGAGGCTTGGCTGCCAGCTCCACACCGATCGTCACACGCTTGCGAGCTTCGACACCGAGTCCGACACCAGGCTGGCCGATCATGGCATCGGCAATGTCCTCCATCTCGAGCAGAGCAATGACCTCCTCGACGTATGcgtccttttcttcctttgAGACCTCATATGGCTGGCGGAGATATGCAGAGAAGCGGAGAGCCTCGCGGACGGTGGCAGTGGACTCGTGGACGTCGAGCTGCTCGCAGTATGCGGTACCACGCTGGAAGGCGACACCAGTGCGCTCACCGCCGATGAGGACGTCACCGTGGATGACACCGATGGTCTTGCGACCGGCCAGGACGTCGAGCAGAGTAGTCTTGCCGGCTCCCGAAGAACCCATGAGAGCGGTGAGAGTACCGGGCTTGACGTAGCCGAAGACCTTGTTGAGGAGCTGGCGAGTGCCGCCGGGAACGGGGACGGTGTAGTCGAGGTTCTCCCAGGTGAATGCCTTGGTGGACTTGGTCAAAGCACCACTGACGGTGTCCTCATCCTGACCCTTGCGACCGGCGGCCTTGCGCTGCTTGAGGCGATCGTTGAGTTCCTTATtctccttcttctccttggcaTAGATAGTGATTGCGCGAGCGTGAGCACCATGTCTGAAAAGGTTTGTAAGGACTCGCGCTAGAACTTGAAATATCTGGAACTTACTGGAACTTCTCCATAGCCACAATCTGCAAAGCAACAAAGGCGACGAAGAACAATACGAGGATACCAAAGTTGCGCCAGATGTCCTTCTTGGCGTACTCGAAGCTGGCAGCCATGTATGCGTCACCGGATACAAGGGGGTTACCAGGGCTCGCTCCCAAAAGCGTACAGGCCTGGTTGGGACCGAGCTCGGAGGGGTACTTGGTGATACCGCCCACATTGCGGGGAATAATGTAGTTGCCAACACACTGGAGATCGATGCGATAGAACTCGTTCTCCATCATAGAGGCGAAACCATAGTTCAAGGGGTTCCTGAAATCATTTATGAATGAGTAAAATGAAGGGGAAGTGCAGACCAAGATTGACTTACATATACCAAATCCAGAAGAGCCATCGCTTCATAGAGTAAACGGGGATCATATAACCGGCATAGATAACCATAAGGGTGATGAGTACCGCAGCTAAACGAGCAGCGACATCATATCCAGTGCAAATAATACCAATCTGCATGTTAAAAGGTCAGCTTCAAGAAAGGGTAAGGAGAGCATTCGTTACTAACCAAACGGAAGAACGCAGTCATCGCCAAGAACGTAGTGTAGGTGAACAGATAGAACGTGAAGAACGCCCCAGCACTCCGCTCAAGACCAGTCATGAAGTAGATGATGATACAGAACAGCAGGATCCGAATAGAAGTGAGAGGAATATCCGTGATTGTTTGTGCGACCGAGAGTGCACTACCGCGATAGAACCGATACGAGAGCTGTTTGTACAAAATCGGGCGACCTTGCATCATTGCCGGCTATGTTGGGTGGTGAGCAAGCAGCTATCATATCAAAGTAGGAGACTTACGAGTTCACTGAATGCATTGAGAGCGTTGAACAAGAGAGCCATGAAAACCACACCACCACGGGTGAAACCACCGGCAGCGGTAAGAGGGAGATTGAGATACAAACTACCGGCCACGATTGCAATAATAATAGCCGTTGCGAAACTAGTAAATATAGAGAACTATCGAACACTAGTGTTAGCATCAGCCCAAGGGGCTACCAAGAATAAAACGTACAGTGTCTTGAATCTGCATAAGCCATTGCCGCCAAACCAAAGTCTTCACCATGCTAACGAAGCTGACAGTGTGCGGATCCTTGCGAGAGACATGCTTGCGCTTCTCCTCTTTGTTGGCTCGGAGGAACTGGGCTTGTGCACCAGCAGGATCGTTTGCCTCTTGCTGCCACTCGGCCTTCATAGCTTGGCGCTCCTCGACCATGCGAGACCAGTACTTGCTTTGCTGGAAAGCTTGAGCGAGTTGATCTGGAGTAGAGGGAACGTCGGCCTCAGAGCGGCCCTCGGCGAACGCACGCTCGTTCGGGTCAGTGCAGCCGGTAAGGTAGTCCGCAGTCGTCTGACGAGGCAAGTTGCGGAACCCAAGCGACAGCATATAGTCCCGTGCTTCCTTGGCAGGTCCAAAGTACACCTGACGACCTTCGTCGATGAGCAGCACCTTGTCGAACTGGTCGTAGATGCCCTCGCCGGCTTGGTAGAGGGAGACGAAGGTGGTGAGCTTGAAGATGTCGGTCATGATGCGAAGAGACTTGGCATAGTCGAGAGCAGTGGAGGCGTCGAGACCGCGAGTAGAATTGTCCCAAGAGCAAACGCAAGCACGACTCGCCTGGTAGCAAAGTTATTATACACTCGCACTTTAATCACACACCCAACTCACCATCATCTCGGCAATGGAGACACGCTTTCGCTCTCCTCCAGACACACCACGGATGAATTCATTTCCAACCACGGTATTGCGGGTGTGGGTAATATTGAGCATGGCTAGAAGAGTGTCAAGAACCTCGTCGTTGAGCTGAGCGCGAGTTTGTTCGGGAAGAAGACGCCCGGGAGACTTGAGCTTGAGGGCAAACTGCAATGTCTGAGCAACCGACAGGATGGGGTAATGAATATCATCTATATGGATTGTCAGATACTTATTAGCCCGTGAGATAAAACCTTTACACACCTTCCATATTGTAAGCCGCTTGTCCAGCATAACGTTTCTCAAACTCTGCGGCACCGATGCCGGCGTACTGGACATCACCATCGACGCTCAGGAAACTACCGCGTTGATTTGCGATAGTCTTGAGGAAGGACGAACACCCAGAACCCGGACGGCCCAAGACCAAGACCATCTCTCCAGGGCGCACTGCACCATTGAAAGAGTGCAAAATCGTCTTGGGAGCACCTCCGGGTCCACCAACCAGGCTCTTTGCGATGTAATAGGGAGACAAAAAGAACTCCTTGACCGCATCTGGGAATGTGCGAACGTCTGTCCAAATTTTAATTAGACTCCGGGGCAATATGACGAAATGCAGATCCCTCACAGATTTTGACTCCTCCAACTCCCGTTACTCTCAAGTTCTCGAAAGTAACACCCACATGCTTTTTGGAAAATCCGGCTTCGTCTTGCTTCCCAGAGGTAGAACGCAAGTACTCGAGCAAGTCGAAAGTCTCTTGTTTTTCTACATCACCACCAAATGCTTCCTGGTGCTTGGTGCTCTGGCGTGTTAGGCGCCGGGCAAGTGCGTTGAATTGGGCCTCGGCCTCCTTGACATTAACACCGTCCTGATGCTCGCCATGGTGTTTCTTTTCTACATCGGACAGCTCGATGTTCTCGGAAGGGGTACGAGAGGGAACTGCAGTTGCTGGGTCAGAGTTGGCAGTTGTTGGCCGCTGACGGTCAACAGAGTCGAGGTACGACATCGGGAGATAGAGGGAGGGATGGTTTCCAACCTCCTCCCAGTCTCCAACTATATATTCGAGCAGGGTGGCGCTGAAATAAGCGGCCTATCGACAATGACCGGCATAAATCTCCAAATATCAAAGCGATCCGCGCTCACGACTAACATCCCTCTCGGCATGGCTATTTCCGCATCAAAATACTACACAAAGACCACGGTTGGATTGAGGAAGAGCGACACATTTTTGCATAATAGACCCGAACGCAGTATAATTCTAAGTGTGAGGACGAAATCCAATGTACTGAGACGGCGCGGCTCTGAACACCCTGAGGTAATCTTGTTGACGAAATTGATCCAACGCACACGCGCGCGTATAAACTACAACTTGGCGCTTACTGATAGGGTACGGGCCAATCAGCACTCGAGCCTGGCAAGTGGTTTCGGCGACCGAAGGCTGGTTTGACTATATCGTCCGCGATTGCGAAAATCAAAGAACGTGGGGAACGACAAGCTCTTGAATAATAGTTTCGTCAAAATAGCAACAAGGCTTGTCTCTTCATCAAATGCTTGGTAAAATGGAGCTTCTCAACATTCACCGAGTCAGTATACTGATTCATACATGAGCGAATCAAATAATTTACTCTTACACACAACAGATGGGACCTCTCGTCACTCGCATACTGGGTCAGGTGATTATCCTCCGATTCGTAGCACGTTATAGCACATCCACTCATCTCTCGCGTGTTCGCTAGAATCCTGGAAAATTCACGCTTCAAGGTAGCCATTGTCCTCTCATGCCCGCGAGGTTACCTCACTGTCCTCCCACAAGGAACCAACACTTATCTTATCGGCCGCTCAGCACCCTACATCCTCATTGACACGGGCGAGGGCAAGCCCGAATATATCCCTCAACTCCGCACTACTCTCGAATCTTCGTCCAACGGCCAATGTCCAATTAGTGACATAATTATTACCCACAAGCATCAGGATCATCATGGAGGCTTGATCGACGTTCTAGATTTCCTCTCATCCCAACGCTCCACAAACTCTACAGAATCTTGGCATCCTCCTTGCATCCATCTCCACCCATTGCCCGCTGGCGTCACTGATTCCAGCTTGACCGCTACAATCTCTCGACTCAAGTTCGGTGATTTCACCCCGAAGTCTGACTGTACCGTTTTGTTCCCCCTGAGCGATGGTCACCAGGTTCAAACTGCCGACGCATCCGCTATGCTCGAGGTTGTTCACACACCCGGTCACACGGCCGATTCAATTTCTCTCATCCTCTTTGACTTGAGCGAGGCCAAATCTCCTGTTCCGGTAGCTTTGTTCACAGCTGACACCGTCCTTGGAGCCGGAACTGCGGTATTCGAAGATCTTTCTCTGTATATGCAAAGTCTCCGGCGCCTTGTTGAGCTTCCTATTTGGACCCACTCCATCACACTTCATCCGGGACATGGCCCTGCGGTCCCACCCGAGTCATCCAAATCGCACATTGAGACCTATATCTCTCACCGGCAGGCAAGGGAAAACCAGATTGTTGACGTATTCAAGAAGAGTCATGGGAAAACCACGGTTGGTCATATAGTTGAGTCATTATACGCCGAGTACCCCCGCACATTGTGGCCCGCCGCGGCACACAGCGTCGGTCTCCATTTACAGAAACTCGGGATTGAAGGAAAGATTAAGAGGCCAGGTGAAAAGCCAGTGTCGGATGTAGGGGAATACGATGGTGTCAAGATGGAGCAAGTTGGTGCCGCCGGTATGGACGCTGAATGGGAGTGGGCCGGGTTCGAGGCACCGGGTACTGAGACAAAGTTGTGAACCGAAAATTCACGTTCAATACTGTACATATTCCCAGCTGGTGCCCGCGCTCATTAGCTGGTGTGAACTCCAACTGTAAAGGCTGTAGTGACTACCGCGCGCTGTCGCGCTAGCATGTGCAGTTTGCCTTTTCAAATTACTATGAAACCTGAAACTAGTCATCTCATTAAGAACTCCCGTCTTTCGTGGCCCCAACATGGCAAAATCGCATTTCAATGTGATCTATAAGCCCGCGCAATTTGTTCATCCCTAAGCAAACTATGACTGTGGTCTCGGTCTCGCCAGCCCGAATCTGCCGGATTAGCATCTTGCCTCGTCCCCTCAGAAATGCGGGTAAAATAAGTAGCCCGCAAAGCCACCGGAGGCACATAATCTCGGCGCCCGCGTTCGACCATGCAATCACATCCACACATCGCTGTGAATAATAGTCTATCATTCTCACAATTCTCCATGTAGCCCCTCCAACTAATCAAGACGCTAGCCCACGCGGGTAAGTTATTCGAGCTGCGTATCTATACGAAATTACTACTTC from Rhizoctonia solani chromosome 16, complete sequence includes the following:
- a CDS encoding ABC transporter G family member 21, which codes for MPRGMLVAAYFSATLLEYIVGDWEEVGNHPSLYLPMSYLDSVDRQRPTTANSDPATAVPSRTPSENIELSDVEKKHHGEHQDGVNVKEAEAQFNALARRLTRQSTKHQEAFGGDVEKQETFDLLEYLRSTSGKQDEAGFSKKHVGVTFENLRVTGVGGVKIYVRTFPDAVKEFFLSPYYIAKSLVGGPGGAPKTILHSFNGAVRPGEMVLVLGRPGSGCSSFLKTIANQRGSFLSVDGDVQYAGIGAAEFEKRYAGQAAYNMEDDIHYPILSVAQTLQFALKLKSPGRLLPEQTRAQLNDEVLDTLLAMLNITHTRNTVVGNEFIRGVSGGERKRVSIAEMMASRACVCSWDNSTRGLDASTALDYAKSLRIMTDIFKLTTFVSLYQAGEGIYDQFDKVLLIDEGRQVYFGPAKEARDYMLSLGFRNLPRQTTADYLTGCTDPNERAFAEGRSEADVPSTPDQLAQAFQQSKYWSRMVEERQAMKAEWQQEANDPAGAQAQFLRANKEEKRKHVSRKDPHTVSFVSMVKTLVWRQWLMQIQDTFSIFTSFATAIIIAIVAGSLYLNLPLTAAGGFTRGGVVFMALLFNALNAFSELPAMMQGRPILYKQLSYRFYRGSALSVAQTITDIPLTSIRILLFCIIIYFMTGLERSAGAFFTFYLFTYTTFLAMTAFFRLIGIICTGYDVAARLAAVLITLMVIYAGYMIPVYSMKRWLFWIWYMNPLNYGFASMMENEFYRIDLQCVGNYIIPRNVGGITKYPSELGPNQACTLLGASPGNPLVSGDAYMAASFEYAKKDIWRNFGILVLFFVAFVALQIVAMEKFQHGAHARAITIYAKEKKENKELNDRLKQRKAAGRKGQDEDTVSGALTKSTKAFTWENLDYTVPVPGGTRQLLNKVFGYVKPGTLTALMGSSGAGKTTLLDVLAGRKTIGVIHGDVLIGGERTGVAFQRGTAYCEQLDVHESTATVREALRFSAYLRQPYEVSKEEKDAYVEEVIALLEMEDIADAMIGQPGVGLGVEARKRVTIGVELAAKPQLLLFLDEPTSGLDGQSAYNIVRFLKKLAAGGQAILCTIHQPNALLFEQFDNLLLLQRGGECVYFGPIGKDSQHLVKYLADRGADCPPDANPAEYVLEAIGAGSRERVGPTDWAELWRQSSNFQEVKREIQHIKEEAAKHPPEVDPKANDEYATPFIHQLKIVSERTLTAFWRQPDYGFTRLFSHGAIALLTSLTFLQLGNSTQDLQYRVFGIFMASVMPAIIISQVEPMFIIARMIFIRESSSRMYSQFVFALGQLMAEMPYSVLCAVVYFLLFYYPAGFNTASDRAGYHFFMILITEIFSVTLGQMLAALTPSVYIASLLNPFILVTFSLFCGVTIPKASMPKFWRAWLYHLDPFTRMISGLVSTELHGLPITCSPIEFSIFQPPSGQTCMQWAGDFVNATVGYLDNPEASSDCRYCPYSVGDDFYVGLDISFDTRWRDLGIMIAFTVFNVIITLVASRLFKFAKR
- a CDS encoding metallo-beta-lactamase superfamily domain-containing protein codes for the protein MGPLVTRILGQNPGKFTLQGTNTYLIGRSAPYILIDTGEGKPEYIPQLRTTLESSSNGQCPISDIIITHKHQDHHGGLIDVLDFLSSQRSTNSTESWHPPCIHLHPLPAGVTDSSLTATISRLKFGDFTPKSDCTVLFPLSDGHQVQTADASAMLEVVHTPGHTADSISLILFDLSEAKSPVPVALFTADTVLGAGTAVFEDLSLYMQSLRRLVELPIWTHSITLHPGHGPAVPPESSKSHIETYISHRQARENQIVDVFKKSHGKTTVGHIVESLYAEYPRTLWPAAAHSVGLHLQKLGIEGKIKRPGEKPVSDVGEYDGVKMEQVGAAGMDAEWEWAGFEAPGTETKL